One window of the Clostridium sp. MB40-C1 genome contains the following:
- a CDS encoding accessory gene regulator ArgB-like protein, whose amino-acid sequence MFLIEKLSNTLAENISSSLNLDDNNKQIIAYGAFSFFQTLWAILFIVILSSIFNVLLQALVLSFTASFLRKYSGGAHATSPNRCALIGGIIFTLLGKLVDKFTLMISIKNTSFILLISFLFSYFIVYKLAPVDSVAKPIKKEETRRKLKKKSIVLINLLLLLSITLLSFYHKFQISNLLIIVQCICLGAAWQSFTLTSVGHLLIRYIDLSIKNIFSRGE is encoded by the coding sequence ATGTTCTTAATTGAGAAATTATCAAATACTTTAGCTGAAAATATATCTTCTAGTTTAAATTTGGATGATAATAATAAACAAATAATAGCATATGGTGCTTTCTCATTTTTTCAAACTTTATGGGCTATTTTATTTATTGTAATACTAAGCTCAATATTTAACGTTTTATTACAAGCTTTAGTATTATCATTTACAGCTAGCTTTCTGAGAAAGTATTCTGGAGGAGCTCATGCCACTTCTCCTAATAGATGTGCTTTGATTGGCGGTATTATCTTTACTTTATTAGGTAAACTTGTGGACAAGTTTACTTTAATGATTAGTATAAAAAATACTTCTTTTATTCTTTTAATAAGTTTTCTTTTTTCTTATTTTATTGTATACAAACTAGCTCCTGTAGACAGTGTTGCTAAGCCAATAAAGAAAGAAGAAACAAGAAGAAAATTAAAAAAGAAATCTATAGTATTGATTAACCTATTATTACTGCTTTCCATAACTTTATTAAGTTTTTATCATAAATTTCAAATAAGCAATCTGTTAATAATTGTCCAGTGTATATGTTTAGGAGCTGCTTGGCAGTCTTTTACACTTACATCAGTTGGTCATTTATTAATTAGATATATAGATTTATCTATAAAAAATATCTTTTCTAGGGGGGAATAG
- a CDS encoding cyclic lactone autoinducer peptide, with protein MKKLLNLMADFFRAFAFSTSASACLFSSYQPEEPECLREE; from the coding sequence ATGAAAAAATTATTAAATCTTATGGCTGATTTCTTTAGAGCTTTTGCTTTTTCAACTTCAGCTTCAGCATGTTTATTTAGCTCTTATCAACCAGAAGAACCAGAATGTTTAAGAGAAGAATAA